One Pochonia chlamydosporia 170 chromosome 5, whole genome shotgun sequence DNA segment encodes these proteins:
- a CDS encoding origin recognition complex subunit Orc1 (similar to Neosartorya fischeri NRRL 181 XP_001264697.1) has product MARQNLARKAPEPAVRRKRALPGISREDSDDELGSDDLPWDWIYNVEEPDRAGDDTQSDRKRRKVTGNKIVGARMGTFECRIGDTVLLKADGSNEAWVAIICEFVEDDGEGDKAANFMWFSTEKEIRNKDKKRNDFYWNELYVSPSWDVNPLASINGKAKVMSLEAFLSRHPSGKISRQSKDYGKTFVCRRGCGTRTATYTEEFIWEELYSGVGDMFKLIDFVEKNTKATRGRRKAREQSPQDAAYLPPQTPTKGSRSTVTTPQSKRGNAEPVPRSQKRGPGKKLEFTPLATRKLSPSAVQSSPFQIARSRLHVSSVPTSLPCREGEFSLVYSHLEAAITEGTGNCIYISGTPGTGKTATVREVIARLEDAVGSDELDDFIFVEINGMKITDPHQSYTLLWEALRGQRASPSQALDLLEREFNNPSPRRVPCVVLMDELDQLVTKNQAVMYNFFNWPTLRHSRLIVLAVANTMDLPERTLSNKISSRLGLTRITFPGYTHEQLMKIIQSRLEGVPGNVVDADAVQFASRKVAAVSGDARRALDICRRAVEIAEGDAQGDPMTPSKHGAQDSIRRGKVTIATVKKAINEATTNPVQQHLRGLPLMSKLLMAAVLLRIRRTGLVETTFGETIDELQRATAHSSPALPGMAQILDSGLQGTPAVAQRHLGRPSYVHTAALDLVAAGLINLEAHRAERSSKLRLAIADDEVKMALRDDGELRAMGLGV; this is encoded by the exons ATGGCACGGCAAAATCTCGCCAGAAAAGCACCCGAACCTGCTGTTCGGCGGAAAAGGGCTCTCCCGGGCATCAGCCGCGAGGATTCAGACGACGAATTGGGCAGCGATGATTTACCCTGGGACTGGATCTACAATGTCGAGGAACCAGACCGAGCCGGCGACGACACGCAGAGCGACCGAAAAAGGAGAAAAGTCACGGGGAACAAGATCGTTGGAGCTCGAATGGGTACTTTTGAGTGCCGCATAGGTGATACAGTGCTCCTGAAGGCGGATGGTTCCAATGAGGCCTGGGTGGCCATCATTTGCGAGTTTGTAGAGGACGATGGGGAAGGGGACAAGGCCGCCAACTTTATGTGGTTTTCGACAGAGAAAGAAATTCGGAACAAGGATAAGAAGCGTAACGATTTCTACTGG AACGAGCTGTACGTTTCCCCGTCGTGGGATGTCAACCCTTTGGCATCAATcaatggcaaggccaaggtaATGTCGCTGGAGGCATTTTTATCCAGACACCCCTCTGGGAAGATTTCTCGACAGTCGAAAGATTATGGCAAGACATTTGTTTGTCGCCGGGGTTGTGGCACGAGAACAGCAACATATACCGAAGAGTTCATCTGGGAGGAACTCTattctggtgttggcgacATGTTCAAGCTGATTGACTTTGTTGAAAAGAACACAAAGGCTACTCGGGGGCGAAGGAAGGCTCGCGAGCAATCCCCTCAAGATGCTGCATATCTACCgccacaaacaccaaccaaggGATCTCGGTCTACGGTCACTACACCGCAGTCGAAACGGGGAAATGCAGAGCCAGTGCCTCGGTCCCAAAAGAG GGGACCGGGAAAGAAACTTGAGTTCACACCCTTGGCAACGAGAAAGCTCTCCCCGAGCGCAGTCCAATCATCCCCATTCCAAATAGCACGATCTCGCCTTCACGTATCCTCTGTCCCAACCAGTTTGCCTTGTCGAGAGGGCGAGTTCTCTCTGGTATACTCGCACCTTGAAGCGGCTATTACAGAAGGAACCGGAAACTGCATCTACATTTCAGGCACCCCTGGCACAGGCAAGACAGCGACCGTCCGAGAGGTCATTGCGCGTCTCGAGGATGCAGTCGGCTCAGATGAGCTAGATGACTTCATTTTCGTGGAGATTAATGGCATGAAAATCACTGATCCCCACCAATCGTACACGTTACTCTGGGAAGCGCTGAGAGGACAACGAGCAAGCCCTTCCCAAGCTCTCGATCTGTTAGAGAGGGAGTTTAACAATCCTAGTCCTCGACGGGTGCCCTGTGTCGTGTTGATGGACGAACTCGATCAGCTGGTAACGAAAAACCAGGCCGTCATGTACAATTTCTTCAACTGGCCAACCCTGCGGCACAGTCGCCTCATTGTTCTTGCTGTAGCAAACACCATGGATCTTCCTGAAAGAACACTCAGCAACAAAATCAGCAGTCGTCTAG GTCTCACGCGTATCACATTCCCAGGCTATACCCACGAACAGCTCATGAAGATTATCCAGTCTCGATTGGAAGGAGTCCCCGGAAACGTCGTCGACGCGGATGCTGTGCAATTCGCAAGCAGAAAGGTAGCCGCCGTCAGCGGAGATGCCAGAAGAGCACTGGACATCTGCCGGCGCGCCGTAGAAATCGCAGAGGGCGACGCACAGGGCGATCCCATGACACCCAGTAAGCACGGCGCACAAGATTCGATTCGCCGGGGGAAGGTGACCATTGCGACTGTCAAAAAGGCCATAAATGAAGCAACAACGAACCCTGTCCAGCAACACCTACGGGGACTCCCTTTGATGTCAAAACTCCTCATGGCAGCCGTCCTCCTTAGAATACGAAGGACAGGACTAGTGGAAACTACTTTTGGAGAGACTATAGATGAATTACAGCGAGCAACGGCCCATTCTTCCCCTGCGCTTCCTGGCATGGCGCAGATTCTGGATAGTGGTCTTCAGGGGACACCAGCGGTGGCACAGCGACATTTGGGAAGACCAAGCTACGTACACACAGCTGCGCTAGACCTCGTTGCAGCAGGGCTGATAAACCTGGAAGCGCACCGTGCCGAACGGTCCAGCAAACTACGATTAGCCattgcagatgatgaggtgAAAATGGCACTTCGcgatgatggagagttgaGGGCCATGGGGCTGGGTGTATAA
- a CDS encoding pre-mRNA splicing factor prp46 (similar to Aspergillus terreus NIH2624 XP_001210348.1), whose translation METPQQPQDALQLSALASQNALISRNLYTRAAEQPNGKRQKLDDVFEDPIMKRRFEAEYSNVTTLPASLAARQPSAKPGKKIASKQKATGPARPAQKMLEAGPGSSAVPTPSANDSPNNNNMTLTTRGSQTFQQPKPEWHPPWKLMRVISGHLGWVRSLAVEPGNKWFASGAGDRTIKIWDLATGSLRLTLTGHISTVRGLAVSPRHPYLFSCGEDKMVKCWDLETNKVIRHYHGHLSGVYALSLHPTLDVLVTGGRDGVARVWDMRTRSNIHVLSGHTGTVADVKCQEADPQVITGSLDSTVRLWDLAAGKTMGVLTHHKKGVRALACHPTEFTFASGSTGSIKQWKCPEGAFMQNFEGHNAIINTLSVNQNNVFFSGGDNGSMSFWDWKTGYRFQSLDTTAQPGSLDAEAGIMASTFDRSGLRLICGEADKTIKIWKPDDKATEESHPLQWAPSLGRRKF comes from the exons ATGGAGACACCCCAGCAGCCGCAGGACGCGCTGCAACTGAGCGCACTGGCGTCTCAGAATGCGCTCATCTCCCGAAACCTGTACACGAGGGCCGCAGAACAACCCAATGGCAAGCGACAGAAATTGGACGACGTGTTTGAAGATCCCATAATGAAGCGCCGATTCGAAGCTGAATACTCCAACGTGACGACGCTACCCGCCTCCCTCGCAGCCAGACAACCGTCGGCCAAGCCTGGCAAGAAAATAGCCTCCAAACAAAAGGCTACTGGACCAGCACGACCAGCGCAGAAGATGCTCGAAGCTGGGCCAGGTTCCTCAGCTGTTCCAACACCATCCGCAAACGACTCGCCAAATAACAACAATATGACGCTGACAACAAGAGGTTCGCAAACCTTTCAACAGCCAAAGCCCGAGTGGCATCCCCCGTGGAAGCTAATGCGCGTCATCTCTGGACATCTCGGCTGGGTGCGCAGTTTGGCCGTCGAGCCAGGAAACAAGTGGTTTGCCAGCGGAGCGGGCGACAGAACTATCAAGATTTGGGATCTGGCCACCGGTTCTCTGCGCCTGACACTCACAGGGCACATCAGCACGGTTCGTGGCCTAGCAGTCTCGCCACGACACCCCTATCTGTTCTCCTGTGGCGAAgacaaaatggtcaagtgCTGGGACTTGGAAACAAACAAAGTAATCCGACACTACCACGGCCATCTCAGCGGCGTGTACGCCCTTTCCCTCCACCCGACCCTCGATGTGCTCGTCACCGGTGGTCGTGACGGCGTTGCCCGAGTCTGGGATATGCGAACGCGTAGCAACATTCACGTGCTTTCCGGACACACAGGGACCGTCGCCGACGTCAAGTGCCAGGAGGCTGATCCCCAGGTCATCACCGGATCTCTCGACTCTACTGTCAGATTGTGGGATCTCGCCGCAGGCAAAACCATGGGTGTCCTGACGCATCACAAGAAGGGTGTTCGCGCCCTGGCTTGCCACCCTACCGAATTTACCTTTGCGAGCGGCAGCACGGGGAGCATCAAACAATGGAAGTGTCCTGAGGGGGCGTTTATGCAGAATTTTGAAGGACACAATGCCATTATCAACACTTTGAGTGTTAACCAGAACAATGTTTTCTTCTCAGGAG GTGACAATGGTTCAATGAGTTTCTGGGATTGGAAGACCGGCTACCGCTTCCAGTCACTAGATACCACGGCCCAGCCCGGCTCTCTGGATGCTGAAGCGGGTATTATGGCTTCGACATTTGATCGCTCAGGCTTGCGTTTGATTTGTGGCGAAGCTGACAAGACGA TTAAAATTTGGAAACCCGATGACAAAGCTACTGAGGAATCACACCCATTACAATGGGCCCCTTCACTAGGGCGACGCAAGTTTTGA